From Salvelinus namaycush isolate Seneca chromosome 24, SaNama_1.0, whole genome shotgun sequence, one genomic window encodes:
- the LOC120019232 gene encoding uncharacterized protein LOC120019232 has translation MEKLGVTVSLTSGYRPQSNRQVERMNQELGRFLRSHCQDREGTVVPGPLADVVPKTPLRPPWMSKEDDKMFSLVMQFRLPGNHMTEDPVYRVGKTCSYTPWTSREILCDRNYMEARLFQTSKPSLNCPLEARKQGAATSGEEMRLPPEQVLSTSTFFEQKWLVTRVDATAVCPTPGAVAFTPEVITWYMPKHIDPLFSSDAFTMLEVYMGIDAKRLDTEEMAARNYSVLVTEAHIIVEIPVGAVGGYFKSHIQDDQYFVTYTIEPMLELLWIEEVAHEDTSYKVLFPITTPPMARPPQVCNYTPLDTVPEQAVFVLELGTFNLDVELLNITFPTMVLTVAECNARGFNVQEQRSLDNTLKSFRMEVPFSDPVVFKERRAEQGVTTFTLQLIYGLVVFPEYAPFSHSAVVDAVLLDIVPPSVTGNCDQENFHITVDYRNQDPFFVVLVGKRLLNHELAQQYLTEGDADFTITLPFSSPDAVFESVHPSSVRSRLDVALLNPYNNMTIKYFSLACSFLKTLTECFSNGTMTALAVKVESAPSLNPGQLTLSDPACGPTYSNDRFAYFHFTVNSCGTTRKFINNVMLYENEISLPDELEVKLNGTTSSEEEYQLKVSCYYVVSFAETGTGRQMVRMRLAQDASYNTFHQEEDYPVVRYLRQPLHFEVELTRSSDPKIALVLDHCWATPNEDRDSRPRWNLIINGCENPEDPYRVVFHPVVADARVHFPPHVKRFEVYMFSFVEDAVEPSGQVFVHCDVVICDASSPSGGPCSGQCVNQDNLKRGRSCVMLFRPCQTITELIGSLSTGQRHVKDLFEERHFDVSSGYILWV, from the exons GATGATAAGATGTTCAGCTTGGTCATGCAGTTCAGGCTGCCAGGAAACCACATGACTGAAGACCCTGTGTATAGAGTGGGCAAAACCTGTAGCTACACCCCCTGGACCTCCCGAGAGATTCTGTGCGACCGCAACTACATGGAGGCAA GACTCTTCCAGACATCCAAACCGTCCCTGAACTGCCCACTGGAGGCCCGAAAGCAAGGAGCGGCAACTTCCGGAGAGGAGATGAG GTTGCCCCCTGAACAGGTGCTCTCAACCTCAACCTTCTTTGAGCAGAAGTGGCTGGTTACTCGAGTAGATGCCACGGCTGTTTGTCCAACACCAG GGGCAGTGGCCTTTACTCCAGAAGTGATCACCTGGTACATGCCCAAGCACATAGACCCACTTTTCTCCTCTGATGCCTTCACCATGTTGGAGGTGTACATGGGAATTGACGCTAAGAGGCTGGACACTGAGGAAATGGCTGCCAGAAACTACTCGGTTTTAGTCACAGAGGCTCATATTATTGTTGAAATTCCGGTGGGGGCGGTTGGCGGCTATTTCAAG AGCCATATTCAGGATGACCAGTACTTTGTCACTTACACCATTGAGCCCATGCTTGAGTTGCTGTGGATCGAGGAGGTCGCACACGAGGACACCAGCTACAAAGTCCTCTTCCCTATCACAACACCTCCGATGGCCAGGCCTCCACAAGTTTGCAACT ACACGCCCTTAGACACAGTTCCTGAGCAGGCAGTGTTTGTGCTTGAGTTGGGGACCTTCAACCTTGATGTGGAGCTGCTGAACATCACCTTTCCCACCATGGTGCTAACTGTTGCAGAGTGCAACGCCAGAGGCTTCAATGTTCAGGAGCAGAGATCCCTGGACAACACCTTGAAGAGCTTCAGGATGGAGGTGCCCTTCTCAGACCCGGTGGTCTTTAAGGAG AGAAGGGCGGAACAAGGTGTCACAACCTTCACTCTTCAGCTGATCTACGGCCTGGTCGTCTTTCCAGAGTACGCTCCTTTCTCTCACTCTGCCGTTGTGGACGCTGTACTGCTGGACATTG TGCCACCCTCAGTCACTGGCAACTGTGATCAGGAGAACTTTCACAtcactgtggactacaggaaccAAGATCCCTTTTTCGTGGTCTTGGTTGGCAAGCGGCTGCTTAACCATGAGCTTgctcaacagtatttaacagagGGCGACGCAGACTTCACCATCACGTTGCCCTTCTCTTCGCCGGACGCAGTGTTTGAG TCGGTTCACCCGTCCTCTGTCAGGAGCAGACTGGATGTGGCTCTGTTGAATCCTTACAACAACATGACCATCAAATACTTTTCCCTGGCTTGCAGCTTCCTCAAAACGCTGACTG AGTGTTTCTCTAACGGAACGATGACTGCGCTGGCGGTCAAGGTGGAGTCTGCTCCCAGTCTGAACCCCGGTCAGCTGACCCTGAGCGACCCCGCCTGTGGTCCCACCTACAGCAACGATCGCTTCGCCTACTTCCACTTCACTGTCAACTCCTGTGGCACCACCAGGAAG TTTATCAACAATGTCATGCTGTATGAGAACGAAATCTCCTTGCCAGATGAACTTGAGGTGAAGCTGAATGGCACGACGTCTTCAGAGGAGGAATATCA GTTAAAGGTTTCCTGCTACTATGTGGTCAGTTTTGCCGAGACTGGGACTGGTCGACAAATGGTCAGAATGAGACTCGCTCAGG ACGCCTCGTATAACACGTTCCACCAGGAGGAGGACTATCCAGTGGTGAGGTACCTGAGACAGCCTCTGCACTTTGAGGTGGAGCTGACCAGGTCCTCTGACCCCAAGATAGCGCTGGTGCTTGACCACTGCTGGGCCACCCCCAACGAGGACCGTGACTCCCGACCCCGGTGGAATCTCATCATTAATGG TTGTGAGAACCCGGAGGATCCGTACCGTGTGGTCTTCCACCCGGTGGTAGCTGACGCCAGGGTCCACTTCCCCCCTCACGTCAAACGCTTTGAGGTCTATATGTTTTCCTTCGTCGAGGATGCGGTTGAGCCGAGTGGCCAG GTCTTTGTCCATTGTGATGTGGTCATCTGTGATGCCAGTAGTCCCTCTGGCGGCCCCTGTAGTGGACAATGTGTGAATCAGGACAACTTGAAAAGAGGTAGGTCTTGTGTTATGCTTTTCAGACCCTGTCAGACCATAACTGAACTAATAGGTTCTCTCTCAACAGGTCAACGACATGTCAAAGACCTCTTTGAGGAGCGTCATTTCGATGTTTCTTCTGGATACATTCTTTGGGTGTAA